Proteins from a genomic interval of Dama dama isolate Ldn47 chromosome 1, ASM3311817v1, whole genome shotgun sequence:
- the IL10RA gene encoding interleukin-10 receptor subunit alpha: MLPRQIVKLAALLSLLLGFRAHELPRPPSVWFEAEFFHHVLYWTPIPNPSESTYYEVELLRYGVEPTSWKRILSCGQMLVMSCDVTMETLDLYRSNGYRARVRTVDGSQHSNWTFPETRFSVDEVTLTVASVKLEMQNGNIVGAIQLPRPKVAPEGDTYENIFHNFREYQIEVRKVPGHYESHGKVKNESFKLPVPRGVGEFCVRVKPSVGSRVNKEVWSKEECILLTSQYFTVTNLSIFFTFVLLLYGALTFCLTFQLYLRRRGKLPAVLVFKKPSPFSLISQFSHPETQDTIHTLDEEAFPKVTPELRNSDVHGSTDSGFDSAKPSLQTDEPQFLLPASDPQAGGPLEKGMPQELENSCSSGGSSNSADSGICLPDPCLCPGAEPSWELQVGSDSRDREDSGIGLVQNSRGQPEHAQGNSASGHVSPLGPEEPSEEDPGAGAFQGYLKQTQCPEEKAAQAGGLEEESSSTECLDPQFRTCLDTEAGWPLPALAKGYVQQDPPEMTLAPSQTSAGQWDRPTEDWSLLGLTSCGNLGTSDWSFAHDLAPLDCVPAPGGLLGSFDSDLVTLPLITSLQSNE, from the exons AACTGCCCAGACCTCCTTCTGTGTGGTTTGAAGCAGAGTTTTTCCACCATGTCCTCTACTGGACACCCATCCCAAATCCGTCTGAAAGTACCTATTATGAAGTGGAGCTCCTGAG GTATGGAGTAGAGCCCACCTCCTGGAAGCGCATCCTGAGCTGTGGCCAGATGCTAGTGATGTCCTGTGATGTCACCATGGAGACCCTGGACCTGTACCGCAGCAACGGTTACCGAGCCAGAGTCCGGACAGTGGACGGAAGCCAGCATTCCAACTGGACCTTTCCTGAAACCCGCTTCTCCGTGGATGAAG TGACTCTGACGGTTGCCAGTGTGAAGCTGGAGATGCAAAACGGTAACATTGTTGGGGCCATCCAGCTCCCCAGGCCCAAGGTGGCCCCTGAAGGTGACACATATGAAAACATCTTCCACAACTTCCGGGAGTACCAGATTGAGGTTCGCAAGGTACCAGGACACTATGAG tcccatgGCAAGGTCAAAAATGAAAGCTTCAAACTCCCAGTGCCGAGAGGGGTGGGAGAGTTCTGTGTCAGGGTGAAACCGTCTGTCGGCTCCCGAGTGAACAAGGAGGTCTGGTCCAAGGAAGAGTGCATCTTGCTCACCTCGCAGT ATTTCACAGTGACCAACCTCAGCATCTTTTTCACCTTCGTCCTGCTACTCTATGGAGCCTTGACCTTCTGTCTGACCTTCCAACTATATCTGCGGCGCCGGGGGAAGCTGCCTGCTGTCTTG GTCTTCAAGAAGCCCAGTCCCTTCAGCCTCATCAGCCAGTTTTCCCACCCAGAGACCCAAGACACCATCCACACCCTGGACGAGGAGGCCTTCCCCAAGGTGACTCCGGAGCTGAGGAACTCAGACGTGCACGGCAGCACTGACAGTGGCTTCGACAGTGCCAAGCCGTCACTGCAGACTGATGAGCCCCAgttcctcctccctgcctccgaCCCCCAGGCCGGGGGGCCTCTGGAAAAGGGGATGCCCCAGGAGCTGGAGAACAGCTGCAGTAGTGGAGGCAGCAGCAACAGTGCAGACAGTGGGATCTGCTTGCCAGATCCCTGCCTATGTCCTGGTGCGGAGCCCAGCTGGGAGCTGCAGGTGGGGAGCGACAGCCGGGACCGGGAGGACAGTGGCATTGGCCTGGTGCAGAACTCTAGGGGACAGCCTGAGCATGCTCAGGGTAACTCAGCTTCGGGCCATGTGAGTCCCCTGGGACCTGAGGAGCCTTCGGAAGAagacccaggggcaggggccttccAGGGCTACCTGAAACAGACGCAGTGTCCAGAGGAGAAGGCAGCCCAGGCAGGCGGCCTGGAAGAAGAGTCTTCCTCAACAGAGTGCCTTGACCCCCAGTTCAGGACGTGCCTGGATACTGAGGCGGGCTGGCCTCTACCAGCCCTAGCCAAGGGCTATGTGCAACAGGACCCCCCTGAAATGACTCTTGCTCCTTCACAGACCTCTGCAGGACAGTGGGACCGACCAACTGAGGACTGGTCACTCCTGGGCTTGACCAGCTGTGGCAACCTCGGCACATCTGACTGGAGCTTTGCCCATGATCTTGCACCTCTGGATTGTGTGCCGGCCCCAGGCGGTCTCCTGGGCAGTTTTGACTCAGACCTGGTCACCCTGCCACTGATCACCAGCCTGCAGTCAAATGAGTGA